One segment of Geminicoccaceae bacterium DNA contains the following:
- a CDS encoding MurR/RpiR family transcriptional regulator — protein sequence MLPTLSKTQSKIALAILSYPRQFVGKPIEELVSWIGVSAPTITRFCRSVGCDGLRDLKLMVMETMSIGARYLEGSTPPTTFEDMREYTVTRARHGLAIALRIPGNVIEQTIDRLLAARAIYAFGSGGVSSWLCEEVQNRLFRIGLTVIPCRDGIMQSMFAATTRREDVILCCSLGGNNHATLEAMRIAHEYGAYCIAICPPESRIEEAADLAIPVDTHDEGDVLCPTSARYSMLLAIDMIAFGAAMRSRKNSTESLRRIKRQFVAHIDPDQWRPLSD from the coding sequence ATGCTGCCAACATTGTCGAAGACCCAGAGCAAGATTGCCCTGGCCATCTTGTCCTACCCGCGCCAGTTCGTCGGCAAGCCTATCGAGGAACTTGTCTCTTGGATCGGTGTTTCGGCACCGACGATCACCCGCTTCTGCAGGAGTGTGGGATGCGACGGGCTTCGCGACCTGAAGCTGATGGTCATGGAAACCATGAGCATCGGAGCGCGTTATCTCGAAGGATCGACTCCTCCCACCACCTTCGAGGACATGCGCGAGTATACGGTCACCCGGGCCCGGCACGGCCTCGCGATTGCCCTCAGGATTCCGGGAAATGTCATCGAGCAGACCATCGACAGGCTGCTCGCGGCACGGGCGATCTACGCTTTTGGAAGCGGCGGAGTATCCAGCTGGCTTTGCGAGGAAGTGCAGAACCGGCTGTTCCGTATCGGCCTGACCGTCATTCCCTGCCGCGACGGCATCATGCAATCAATGTTCGCAGCAACGACCCGCCGCGAGGACGTCATTCTCTGCTGCTCGCTGGGCGGCAACAACCACGCGACACTCGAGGCGATGCGAATCGCGCACGAATACGGAGCCTACTGCATCGCCATCTGTCCGCCTGAGTCGCGAATCGAAGAGGCCGCCGACCTGGCGATCCCGGTCGACACTCATGACGAGGGGGATGTCCTCTGCCCGACGTCGGCGCGATATTCGATGCTGCTTGCGATCGACATGATCGCCTTCGGCGCCGCCATGCGCAGCCGCAAGAACTCGACGGAATCCCTCCGCCGCATCAAACGCCAGTTCGTCGCCCATATCGATCCGGATCAATGGCGCCCCCTGTCGGATTGA
- a CDS encoding DSD1 family PLP-dependent enzyme — MTAPIHFEELEVGFDVPAVPGMDEKDIQTPCLILDLDALERNIRKMGDYARAHGMRHRAHGKMHKSVDVARLQERLGGAIGLCCQKVSEAEVFVRGGIKDVLVTNQVRDPRKIDRLARLPRSGSHITVCVDDIDNVAELSTATQRNDTHLGCLVEIDCGAGRCGVTTSQDVVALAKAIDIAPGLSFDGIQAYQGAMQHLDRYEDRKAELDIAIEIVESAVKALKSVGLEPGLVSGGGTGSYCFEAGSGIYNELQCGSYAFMDADYGRILDKDGQRIDQAEWENALFILTQVMSHVKADLAICDAGLKAQSVDSGLPSVFGRDDIRYVKCSDEHGVIEDKRGILKVGEKLRLVPGHCDPTANLHDWYVGVRHGKVETVWPISARGKIY, encoded by the coding sequence ATGACCGCACCGATCCATTTCGAGGAGCTCGAGGTCGGCTTCGACGTGCCCGCCGTGCCGGGCATGGACGAAAAGGACATTCAGACGCCATGCCTGATTCTCGACCTTGATGCACTGGAACGCAATATCAGGAAGATGGGAGATTATGCCAGGGCGCATGGCATGCGCCACCGCGCCCACGGCAAGATGCACAAATCGGTCGACGTCGCCAGGTTGCAGGAACGACTCGGTGGCGCAATCGGCCTCTGCTGCCAGAAGGTGTCGGAAGCGGAGGTCTTTGTCCGCGGCGGCATCAAGGATGTGCTGGTGACAAACCAGGTCCGCGATCCTCGCAAGATCGACCGTCTTGCACGACTTCCCAGGTCCGGCTCGCACATCACTGTCTGTGTCGACGATATCGACAACGTGGCGGAACTTTCGACAGCCACGCAGAGAAATGACACCCACCTCGGCTGTCTTGTCGAGATCGACTGCGGTGCCGGGCGTTGCGGCGTGACGACATCGCAGGACGTTGTTGCGCTGGCGAAAGCCATTGATATTGCACCCGGCCTGAGCTTCGACGGCATACAGGCCTATCAGGGTGCAATGCAGCACCTCGACAGATACGAGGACCGCAAGGCGGAGCTCGACATTGCAATCGAGATCGTGGAAAGCGCGGTGAAGGCGTTGAAATCGGTCGGGCTCGAGCCCGGACTGGTTTCAGGAGGCGGCACCGGATCCTATTGCTTCGAGGCCGGTTCGGGCATCTACAACGAGTTGCAGTGCGGCTCCTACGCCTTCATGGATGCCGATTACGGGCGCATTCTCGACAAGGACGGGCAACGCATCGACCAGGCCGAATGGGAAAACGCCCTCTTCATCCTGACCCAGGTCATGAGTCACGTGAAAGCGGACCTGGCAATCTGCGATGCCGGCCTGAAGGCCCAGTCTGTCGACAGCGGCCTGCCATCCGTTTTCGGCCGTGACGACATCCGGTACGTCAAGTGTTCCGACGAGCATGGTGTGATTGAAGACAAGCGGGGCATCCTCAAGGTTGGCGAGAAGCTGCGTCTGGTTCCAGGTCACTGCGACCCGACCGCCAACCTCCATGACTGGTATGTGGGCGTTCGTCACGGAAAGGTGGAAACCGTCTGGCCGATATCCGCACGCGGCAAAATCTATTGA
- a CDS encoding ABC transporter ATP-binding protein, translating into MSASITIEDVVKDYGATRVLHGLDLDVREGEFVSLLGPSGCGKSTLLYCVAGLEQISGGRILFDGQDVAALNSRERNIALVFQDYALYPHMTVRENIAFPLRRQKVESKQVDGQIAWASETLGLANLLERMPSDLSGGQRQRVAVGRAIVRNPTALLMDEPLSNLDAALRVHMRTEIKRLARDLGLTVLFVTHDQEEAMVMSDRIAVLSHGHLQQFAAPMDVYRNPANRFVAEFIGSPKMNLFPSTDQAGILLGLRPHDLKPADEKDDPDVFSVTGEVALIEPAGPFFFLDVLVNGELIRATTDEIGGLASGSEIRLSAPAQRVYRFNEETGLAV; encoded by the coding sequence ATGTCCGCTTCAATCACCATCGAAGATGTCGTCAAGGACTATGGCGCGACCCGGGTCCTGCACGGGCTCGATCTGGATGTTCGCGAGGGCGAGTTCGTATCGCTGCTCGGCCCGTCGGGCTGCGGCAAGTCCACCCTGCTCTATTGTGTCGCCGGACTGGAGCAGATCAGCGGCGGCCGTATCCTGTTCGACGGCCAGGACGTCGCCGCTCTCAATTCGCGGGAGCGCAACATCGCCCTCGTCTTCCAGGACTACGCACTCTACCCGCACATGACCGTGCGCGAGAACATCGCATTTCCACTGCGTCGGCAGAAGGTCGAGAGCAAGCAGGTCGACGGTCAGATTGCCTGGGCCTCGGAGACCCTCGGGCTGGCCAACCTGCTCGAACGCATGCCCTCCGATCTCTCAGGCGGGCAGCGCCAGCGGGTCGCCGTGGGGCGGGCCATCGTCCGAAATCCCACGGCGCTGCTCATGGACGAACCGTTATCCAATCTCGACGCGGCCCTGCGGGTGCACATGCGCACGGAGATCAAGCGTCTGGCCCGTGATCTCGGTCTCACCGTGCTGTTCGTGACCCACGATCAGGAAGAGGCCATGGTGATGTCCGACCGCATCGCCGTACTGTCGCATGGTCATCTGCAGCAGTTCGCAGCGCCGATGGATGTCTATCGCAATCCCGCCAATCGCTTCGTGGCGGAGTTCATCGGCTCGCCGAAGATGAACCTGTTCCCTTCCACCGACCAGGCCGGAATCCTTCTCGGACTGCGTCCCCACGACCTCAAACCCGCCGACGAGAAAGATGACCCTGACGTCTTCAGCGTGACGGGCGAAGTGGCGCTGATCGAGCCGGCCGGTCCTTTTTTCTTCCTTGACGTCCTGGTGAATGGAGAACTCATCAGGGCGACCACGGACGAGATCGGCGGTCTTGCCAGCGGATCCGAAATCAGGCTCTCAGCGCCGGCCCAGCGGGTTTACCGGTTCAACGAAGAAACCGGGCTGGCAGTCTGA
- a CDS encoding amidohydrolase/deacetylase family metallohydrolase, which translates to MKFDLVLRNARVIDPSQGLDAVHDIALLDGRVAGIGPSLAGTGNEETDLTGMIVTPGLIDLHTHVYWGGTSLGVDADAFARVSAVTTLVDTGSAGPGNYAGFRKHVIETSTARILAYLHVSFAGIFAFSRTIMVGESHDARLMAPREAVEVARSDPDNIIGIKVRIGRHASGPSGIDPLVIALQVADVTGLPLMCHIDEPPPSYEAVVDMLRPGDVLTHCFRPFPNAPLTGDGKVKPAVLAARERGVIFDIGHGMGSFGWDTARGMMANGFPPDVISSDIHALCIDGPVHDQVTTLSKFLPLGMSLPEIIRASTETPARALRRPDLGTLRPGSAGDVSVLSMRKGNFDLVDVAGKAVTVDERLFAEGCVIGGSWFSRVGAAGAGA; encoded by the coding sequence ATGAAATTTGATCTGGTGCTGCGGAACGCACGCGTCATTGACCCGTCGCAGGGTCTCGATGCCGTGCATGACATTGCGCTACTGGATGGCAGGGTCGCCGGAATCGGTCCTTCGCTCGCCGGTACGGGTAATGAAGAAACCGACTTGACCGGCATGATCGTCACACCCGGCCTGATTGACCTGCATACTCACGTCTACTGGGGTGGAACCTCTCTGGGTGTCGATGCCGACGCGTTCGCCCGAGTGTCGGCGGTAACAACCCTCGTCGATACCGGCAGTGCCGGCCCGGGCAACTATGCCGGCTTCAGGAAGCATGTCATCGAGACATCGACGGCACGGATCCTCGCCTATCTCCACGTGTCCTTTGCCGGCATATTTGCCTTTTCCCGAACGATCATGGTGGGCGAAAGCCACGACGCGCGGCTGATGGCACCAAGGGAAGCGGTTGAGGTCGCTCGATCCGATCCGGACAACATCATCGGCATCAAGGTTCGCATCGGACGCCATGCCTCGGGACCATCAGGCATCGACCCGCTCGTCATCGCCCTGCAGGTGGCCGACGTGACCGGACTGCCGTTGATGTGTCATATCGACGAGCCGCCGCCAAGCTACGAGGCGGTGGTCGACATGCTGAGACCGGGCGACGTGCTGACCCACTGTTTCCGTCCGTTCCCCAATGCCCCCCTGACCGGCGACGGCAAGGTGAAGCCCGCCGTGCTGGCAGCCCGCGAGCGCGGCGTGATCTTCGATATCGGGCATGGCATGGGTTCGTTCGGCTGGGATACCGCGCGCGGAATGATGGCCAATGGATTCCCGCCCGATGTCATTTCCTCCGACATCCACGCCCTTTGCATCGATGGTCCAGTCCACGACCAGGTGACGACGCTCTCCAAGTTCCTGCCACTCGGCATGAGCCTTCCCGAGATCATCCGCGCCTCCACCGAGACTCCGGCCCGGGCGCTGCGGCGGCCCGATCTCGGTACCCTGCGCCCGGGATCGGCCGGTGACGTGTCGGTGCTTTCGATGCGCAAGGGAAACTTCGATCTCGTTGACGTGGCCGGCAAGGCGGTCACGGTCGACGAACGCCTGTTCGCCGAGGGCTGCGTGATCGGCGGCAGCTGGTTCAGCAGGGTCGGCGCTGCAGGCGCCGGGGCATGA
- a CDS encoding carbohydrate ABC transporter substrate-binding protein gives MFHQLDRFLTSRRRILQGGAALGAASLLGRRAHAAPADPIDFIGWQFQPQMVEENVGIFMDLYDENVVYELVSGDYHPIVETKLIGGQKIDMLYAEEDRVARWNTAGWTRDLEGLPGVDEIKAGLFPASLSSLSLPDGRFAGMPYYAGHLAFLYNEETLANTGTEVPASFEALLDTCRKFKKDGVSDAPFNGAWGQKWPELSWSLFGSWYAEGAEVFDADGNFVDQPELRTVLEFYRTLYAEGLVAEDIMTQPNEGIPAYSSGRHVFCFMHDYNQSVVNNPELSKIAGKVSNALMPGKTHSTFAWTACYLMGADADAERVWNMLQFFGGKAEDGQYHVCKKWALSFGLGSGHKELMADPDVVASFRKWRNLDVTNQQIEKATARSVAKEIWFPEWDLFMMQRVQEYIRGAGDTDGIVALLAEQAEALKTSYQ, from the coding sequence ATGTTCCATCAACTCGATCGCTTTCTCACCTCGCGCCGGCGGATTCTGCAGGGAGGCGCTGCACTGGGGGCGGCGAGCCTGCTTGGAAGGCGCGCACATGCGGCTCCGGCCGACCCTATCGACTTCATCGGATGGCAGTTCCAGCCGCAGATGGTCGAGGAGAATGTCGGCATCTTCATGGATCTCTATGACGAGAACGTCGTTTATGAGCTGGTCAGCGGCGACTATCACCCGATCGTCGAGACCAAGCTGATCGGCGGCCAGAAGATCGACATGCTGTACGCCGAGGAAGATCGCGTGGCACGCTGGAATACGGCTGGCTGGACGCGCGATCTCGAAGGCCTGCCGGGCGTGGACGAGATCAAGGCCGGTCTGTTCCCGGCCTCCCTGTCATCGCTGTCGCTGCCCGATGGCCGGTTCGCGGGCATGCCCTATTACGCCGGGCACCTGGCCTTTCTCTACAATGAGGAAACCCTGGCCAATACCGGTACCGAGGTGCCGGCCAGCTTCGAGGCGCTTCTCGATACCTGCCGCAAGTTCAAGAAGGATGGCGTGTCCGATGCGCCATTCAACGGTGCCTGGGGCCAGAAATGGCCGGAACTGTCATGGTCGCTGTTCGGGTCATGGTATGCCGAGGGGGCGGAAGTCTTCGATGCCGATGGCAATTTCGTCGATCAGCCCGAATTGCGTACCGTGCTCGAGTTCTACCGCACGCTCTATGCCGAGGGGCTCGTCGCGGAAGACATCATGACCCAGCCCAATGAAGGCATTCCGGCCTATTCCTCGGGCCGCCACGTGTTCTGTTTCATGCACGACTACAATCAGAGTGTCGTCAATAATCCCGAATTGTCGAAGATCGCCGGCAAGGTCAGCAACGCCCTGATGCCCGGCAAGACGCATTCCACCTTCGCCTGGACCGCCTGCTATCTGATGGGGGCAGACGCCGATGCCGAACGGGTGTGGAACATGCTGCAGTTCTTCGGCGGCAAGGCCGAGGACGGGCAGTACCACGTCTGCAAGAAGTGGGCCTTGTCGTTCGGTCTCGGTTCCGGCCACAAGGAGTTGATGGCCGACCCGGACGTGGTTGCGAGCTTCAGGAAGTGGCGCAATCTCGATGTTACCAACCAGCAGATCGAGAAGGCCACGGCGCGTTCGGTTGCCAAGGAAATCTGGTTCCCGGAATGGGACCTGTTCATGATGCAGCGTGTCCAGGAATATATCCGCGGCGCCGGTGACACCGACGGGATCGTCGCCCTGCTTGCCGAACAGGCCGAGGCGTTGAAGACCTCATACCAGTAA
- a CDS encoding ABC transporter permease subunit codes for MTVKTNSQAAVARPRPPLFAYLSVGPTLSIVGLIVGLPLLYSIWLALHKANPITRKNSFAGLDNFRFVLSDNSFWNAFGRTIHFVGFSLVGTTVLGIAIALVLNESFRGRGFMRSVMLVPWAMAPVSIGVLWSFIFAGDIGALNGLLHDLGLGFLATAWLGDGGRALNLVALTHVWNQTPLTALMVLAGLQSMPASLHKAAMMDGAGPITRFFKITLPWLKPSLLFVTIIATINALMAFDIIWIMTRGGPGEATTVFAWLGYVYSFQFLRFGEGAAMLYLLTGMSFLLAIFYVLVLGPRRTRRRAAAVSAPRDGDVAVRISRPYSIPAPAVKPPLLSPAVRATLGGLGFRLLVLLIFLWSAMPVLLLVLMSVTPASDLIRIPPSVIPSALTFDNFKAVLFPDGGTTSVQAKRVPLSLLNSFIVGAASVGTALMLTPFAGYVFARWPRSRVFQAGLWSMLFTRMTPALTLVLPFFVIFRSIGLIDTHVGLVVAHLSILLPLIAWMMKSTFESVPQSLDRAARIDGCSYFQMMLRVLLPVIRPGLMAAAIFGFLVSWNEFLFAVILTSTPEAQTIPVVLSGFLAQARFHEYGPMFAASVLSVLPPVVVAFAFQRYLIEGALSGAVKG; via the coding sequence ATTACGGTAAAAACAAACAGCCAGGCGGCGGTCGCACGGCCGCGACCGCCGTTGTTTGCCTATCTGTCGGTCGGTCCGACGCTGTCGATCGTCGGGTTGATCGTCGGCTTGCCGCTGCTCTATTCGATCTGGCTGGCATTGCACAAGGCCAACCCGATCACCCGCAAGAACAGCTTTGCCGGGCTCGACAATTTCCGCTTCGTGCTGTCGGACAACAGTTTCTGGAATGCCTTCGGTCGCACGATTCATTTTGTCGGGTTTTCGCTGGTGGGAACAACGGTACTGGGGATCGCGATTGCCCTGGTACTGAACGAGTCGTTTCGCGGCCGGGGTTTCATGCGTTCGGTGATGCTGGTGCCATGGGCGATGGCACCAGTATCCATCGGTGTCTTGTGGTCATTCATCTTCGCCGGTGACATCGGTGCGCTGAACGGGCTGCTGCATGATCTGGGTCTCGGCTTCCTTGCCACTGCCTGGCTCGGCGATGGCGGTCGGGCGCTCAACCTGGTGGCACTGACCCATGTCTGGAACCAGACCCCCCTGACCGCGCTCATGGTCCTTGCGGGGTTGCAGTCGATGCCGGCGAGCCTGCACAAGGCCGCCATGATGGATGGTGCCGGGCCGATCACCCGGTTCTTCAAGATCACCCTGCCCTGGCTGAAGCCGAGCCTGCTGTTCGTGACCATCATCGCCACGATCAATGCCCTGATGGCCTTCGACATCATCTGGATCATGACCCGTGGCGGCCCGGGCGAGGCGACCACCGTCTTTGCCTGGCTCGGCTACGTCTATTCATTCCAGTTCCTGCGCTTCGGCGAAGGTGCCGCGATGCTCTACCTGCTGACCGGCATGTCGTTCCTTCTGGCAATCTTCTACGTGCTTGTGCTCGGCCCGCGCCGGACCAGGCGCCGAGCCGCCGCAGTATCCGCACCCCGGGACGGCGATGTCGCCGTTCGCATCTCGCGCCCCTACAGCATTCCCGCACCGGCGGTGAAGCCACCTCTCCTGTCGCCGGCCGTCCGTGCGACCCTGGGCGGGCTGGGCTTCCGTCTTCTGGTACTCCTGATCTTCCTATGGTCGGCGATGCCTGTCCTGCTGCTCGTGCTGATGAGCGTGACGCCGGCCAGCGACCTGATCCGGATCCCGCCCTCGGTCATTCCCTCGGCCCTGACCTTCGACAATTTCAAGGCAGTCCTCTTTCCTGACGGTGGCACCACCTCGGTTCAGGCCAAGCGTGTCCCGCTGTCGCTGCTCAATTCCTTCATCGTCGGTGCGGCGAGTGTCGGCACCGCTCTCATGCTGACCCCCTTCGCCGGATATGTGTTCGCCCGCTGGCCACGCAGCCGCGTCTTCCAGGCCGGACTGTGGTCGATGCTGTTCACGCGTATGACGCCGGCGCTGACCCTGGTTCTGCCGTTTTTTGTGATCTTCCGTTCAATCGGGCTGATCGACACCCATGTCGGCCTCGTCGTGGCACACCTGTCGATTCTCCTGCCGCTCATCGCCTGGATGATGAAGAGTACTTTCGAGAGTGTACCGCAGAGCCTCGACCGCGCCGCCAGGATCGATGGCTGCAGCTATTTCCAGATGATGTTGCGCGTATTGCTGCCGGTCATCCGCCCCGGATTGATGGCGGCTGCGATCTTCGGCTTTCTTGTCAGCTGGAACGAGTTCCTCTTTGCCGTGATCCTGACATCGACCCCGGAAGCACAAACGATACCGGTCGTACTGTCAGGTTTTCTCGCTCAGGCACGCTTTCATGAATATGGTCCCATGTTCGCGGCTTCCGTACTGTCGGTATTGCCGCCGGTCGTGGTGGCATTCGCTTTCCAGAGATATCTCATCGAAGGGGCGCTTTCGGGCGCCGTGAAGGGCTGA
- a CDS encoding glucose 1-dehydrogenase: MYLEKYNLADRVAVITGGSRGIGLATAHALAENGARIVIADILADVGRTAAEELRGKGHDARFELLDVTKPDDVTALADRLREEMGRLDILVANAGIASNDKGESCSDQNWNRVIDINLNGVYWCNRAFGRHMLEAGRGAIVNIGSMSGIASNKPQEQSHYNASKAAVHMLTKSLAGEWAQRGVRVNAVAPTYIVTEMTKGGIENSQWYPTWMEMTPMHRCGEPDEIASVVLFLASDASSLLTGSIVVADGGYTCW; this comes from the coding sequence ATGTATCTGGAAAAATACAATCTTGCCGATCGCGTCGCCGTCATTACCGGAGGCAGTCGCGGAATCGGGCTGGCGACAGCCCATGCGCTGGCCGAGAACGGAGCCCGCATCGTCATTGCCGATATTCTCGCCGATGTTGGCCGGACGGCGGCGGAAGAACTTCGAGGCAAGGGGCACGACGCGCGCTTCGAGTTGCTGGATGTCACGAAACCGGACGATGTGACCGCGCTTGCCGACCGCCTGAGGGAGGAGATGGGGCGCCTCGATATCCTTGTCGCCAATGCCGGTATTGCCAGCAATGACAAGGGCGAGAGCTGTAGCGACCAGAACTGGAACCGGGTGATCGACATCAATCTGAACGGTGTCTACTGGTGCAATCGGGCATTCGGTCGGCACATGCTGGAAGCCGGCCGCGGTGCGATCGTCAATATCGGTTCGATGTCCGGCATCGCCTCGAACAAGCCCCAGGAACAATCCCATTACAATGCGTCCAAGGCCGCCGTCCACATGTTGACGAAGTCGCTGGCGGGAGAATGGGCCCAGCGTGGAGTTCGAGTGAACGCCGTGGCACCCACCTATATCGTGACCGAAATGACAAAGGGTGGGATCGAGAATTCGCAGTGGTATCCGACCTGGATGGAGATGACCCCGATGCATCGCTGCGGGGAACCGGATGAAATCGCATCGGTAGTCCTGTTCCTTGCCAGTGATGCCTCCAGCCTGCTCACCGGCTCCATTGTCGTCGCCGACGGCGGCTATACCTGCTGGTAG
- a CDS encoding GMC family oxidoreductase has protein sequence MSGGNDIHDVLIIGSGATGSISAMVLAQAGLDVVCLEQGNWIEPGGYAHLHNDWAWQRATNWNPDVNVRTHPDDYPVDSDSSQVLMWNAVGGSTNAYGAIWPRYRPSDFRKGDEHGLQPNWPIAYEDIATHYDRVDRLLGTSGLAGDPAQPPRDTCPTGPLPFTKPARRLAGAFDKLGWHWWPVEAGVVSEAYDGRPGCNGCGMCNGCPRGSMTLHARSIWPKAIAAGARLVTHARVLRIEKGADGRATGAIWKNRITGEQERTRAQVVIVAANGVGTPRLLLASDNLANSSGMVGRNLLHHTLVAAQIWVDEPVDGQMGYVASLISREFAETDVSRGFVNGFNFNCLTSTPSAGEMTTGWLSGTTAPWGREHHGWFEKHFGHSIGLFAIGDDLPNPENRVWLDETRTDEDGVPVIRMHYRPGENDKRMMNYMLDRLEDVGKAAGAFEIALQDYRDADGVYRTPAWHMIGTCRMGSDPETSVVNGWHQCWDVPNMFIMDGSVLATGGVVNPTPTICALALRAAEHIRDSFTELSTTTRTLAA, from the coding sequence ATGAGCGGCGGCAACGATATCCATGACGTCCTGATCATCGGCTCCGGCGCAACTGGCTCTATTTCCGCAATGGTCCTCGCACAGGCGGGACTCGATGTGGTCTGTCTTGAACAGGGCAACTGGATCGAGCCGGGTGGTTATGCCCACCTCCATAACGACTGGGCATGGCAGCGGGCGACGAACTGGAACCCGGATGTCAATGTCCGCACGCATCCCGATGATTATCCGGTCGATTCCGATTCCAGTCAGGTGTTGATGTGGAATGCCGTCGGCGGTTCGACCAATGCCTACGGCGCCATCTGGCCGCGCTACCGGCCCTCGGATTTCCGCAAGGGGGACGAGCACGGCCTGCAACCGAACTGGCCGATCGCCTACGAGGACATCGCTACCCATTACGACCGGGTCGACCGTCTGCTTGGGACAAGCGGCCTTGCCGGCGATCCCGCCCAGCCGCCGCGGGACACCTGCCCCACCGGGCCATTGCCCTTCACCAAACCGGCGCGCCGTCTTGCCGGTGCCTTCGACAAGCTCGGCTGGCACTGGTGGCCCGTCGAGGCAGGCGTGGTGTCCGAAGCCTATGACGGCCGGCCCGGCTGCAATGGCTGCGGCATGTGCAACGGCTGCCCACGCGGATCGATGACGCTTCACGCCCGCTCGATATGGCCGAAGGCTATCGCGGCGGGAGCGCGTCTTGTGACCCATGCCCGCGTACTGCGGATCGAGAAGGGTGCGGACGGCCGTGCCACCGGGGCCATCTGGAAGAACAGGATCACCGGTGAACAGGAGCGCACGCGCGCGCAGGTCGTGATCGTCGCTGCCAACGGTGTCGGCACGCCCCGGCTGCTGCTGGCCTCCGACAATCTCGCCAACAGCTCGGGCATGGTCGGACGCAACCTGCTCCACCACACGCTCGTCGCCGCGCAGATCTGGGTGGACGAACCGGTCGACGGACAGATGGGTTATGTTGCCTCGCTCATCTCGCGGGAGTTCGCGGAAACGGATGTCTCGCGGGGCTTCGTCAACGGCTTCAACTTCAACTGCCTCACCTCCACACCGTCGGCCGGCGAGATGACCACCGGCTGGCTGAGCGGTACGACGGCACCATGGGGGCGGGAGCATCACGGCTGGTTCGAGAAGCACTTCGGCCATTCCATCGGCCTGTTCGCCATCGGCGACGATCTGCCGAATCCCGAAAACCGTGTCTGGCTCGACGAAACCCGCACCGACGAGGACGGCGTTCCGGTCATCCGCATGCATTACCGCCCGGGCGAGAATGACAAGCGGATGATGAACTACATGCTCGACCGGCTCGAGGATGTCGGCAAGGCAGCCGGAGCGTTCGAGATCGCCCTGCAGGACTATCGCGATGCCGACGGTGTCTACCGCACGCCGGCATGGCACATGATCGGCACGTGCCGGATGGGATCGGATCCGGAAACCTCGGTGGTCAACGGCTGGCATCAGTGCTGGGACGTGCCCAACATGTTCATCATGGACGGGTCGGTGCTCGCCACCGGCGGTGTCGTCAATCCGACTCCCACCATCTGCGCCCTCGCCCTCCGCGCAGCCGAACACATACGCGACAGCTTCACCGAGCTCTCCACGACCACCCGCACGCTCGCAGCCTGA